A part of Streptomyces sp. NBC_01235 genomic DNA contains:
- a CDS encoding flavin-containing monooxygenase codes for MSEAQQEKTSAEEVDVLVIGAGVTGIYQLYRARGAGFSARLLEAGSGVGGTWYWNRYPEARFDSESYTYGYLFSKELWEEWEWSERFAGQPEIERYFNHVVDRFDLRRDIRLGIKVTAAVYDEPSATWTVRGSDGTEVRARFVVAATGNLSVPFIPGIPGREDFRGEQHHTSRWPKVPVDFTGKRVAQIGTGSSGVQIISAIADDVAHLTVFQKDADWLTPLNNGPITPEEQAEIKSRFESIRDTLNTSPSGFLHQIVMRSGLDDSPEERQAFYEERWNGPGFTKLTEHYMDMLSNETVNAEWCEFMANKIRSIVKDPETADKLIPKGHGYGGRRPPFGTGYYETYNKANVSLVDINDTPITRITEDGIETSAGVEEFDIIIWATGYDFGTGALNRLGVRGRQGLPLKEYWSDGPRTYLGVATAGFPNFFFPGGPHGATGNNPRYAGDQVDIVTDAIVHARDNGYDAVEVSEAAEEEWTDSMNNSKMSSFLESSYFYGGNIPGKPVKQLLNPTGRWALQEAITAVKQNEYATFVFSKAENPDA; via the coding sequence ATGAGCGAAGCACAGCAGGAGAAGACCTCGGCCGAAGAGGTCGACGTCCTGGTCATCGGGGCCGGGGTCACCGGCATCTACCAGCTGTACCGGGCCCGTGGGGCGGGCTTCTCGGCGCGGCTCCTCGAAGCGGGCAGTGGTGTGGGCGGCACCTGGTACTGGAACCGCTACCCCGAGGCACGCTTCGACTCCGAGAGCTACACCTACGGCTACCTCTTCTCCAAGGAGCTGTGGGAGGAGTGGGAGTGGTCGGAGCGCTTCGCGGGCCAGCCGGAGATCGAGCGCTACTTCAACCACGTGGTCGACCGCTTCGACCTGCGGCGCGACATCCGGCTCGGCATCAAGGTGACCGCGGCCGTCTACGACGAGCCGTCCGCGACCTGGACCGTGCGGGGCAGTGACGGCACCGAGGTACGGGCACGCTTCGTCGTCGCGGCGACCGGCAACCTCTCGGTGCCGTTCATCCCCGGCATCCCGGGACGCGAGGACTTCCGCGGCGAGCAGCACCACACCTCCCGCTGGCCGAAGGTCCCCGTCGACTTCACCGGCAAGCGGGTGGCCCAGATCGGCACCGGATCCAGCGGCGTGCAGATCATCTCCGCGATCGCGGACGACGTGGCCCACCTGACGGTCTTCCAGAAGGACGCCGACTGGCTCACGCCGCTCAACAACGGGCCGATCACGCCCGAGGAGCAGGCCGAGATCAAGTCCAGATTCGAGTCCATCCGCGACACGCTGAACACCTCGCCGAGCGGGTTCCTCCACCAGATCGTCATGCGGTCGGGCCTCGACGACAGCCCGGAGGAACGCCAGGCCTTCTACGAGGAACGGTGGAACGGCCCCGGCTTCACCAAGCTGACCGAGCACTACATGGACATGCTGTCGAACGAGACCGTGAACGCCGAGTGGTGCGAGTTCATGGCCAACAAGATCCGCAGCATCGTCAAGGACCCCGAGACGGCGGACAAGCTGATCCCCAAGGGCCACGGCTACGGCGGACGGCGGCCCCCCTTCGGGACCGGCTACTACGAGACGTACAACAAGGCGAACGTCTCCCTCGTCGACATCAACGACACGCCGATAACCCGCATCACCGAGGACGGGATCGAAACCTCCGCAGGTGTCGAGGAGTTCGACATCATCATCTGGGCGACCGGCTACGACTTCGGCACCGGCGCGCTCAACCGGCTCGGCGTGCGGGGCCGTCAGGGACTCCCGCTGAAGGAGTACTGGTCGGACGGCCCGCGCACCTACCTCGGGGTGGCCACGGCCGGCTTCCCGAACTTCTTCTTCCCCGGTGGGCCGCACGGGGCGACGGGCAACAACCCCCGGTACGCCGGCGACCAGGTGGACATCGTCACCGACGCGATCGTCCACGCGCGCGACAACGGTTACGACGCCGTCGAGGTGAGCGAGGCCGCCGAGGAGGAGTGGACGGACAGCATGAACAACAGCAAGATGTCCTCCTTCCTGGAGAGCAGCTACTTCTACGGGGGCAACATCCCCGGCAAGCCGGTCAAGCAGCTGCTGAACCCTACGGGCCGGTGGGCGCTCCAGGAGGCGATCACCGCCGTCAAACAGAACGAGTACGCGACGTTCGTCTTTTCCAAGGCCGAGAACCCCGACGCCTGA
- a CDS encoding cyclase family protein codes for MTKRWKQRPPGSTWGDWGEDDELGRINLITREKVLQGVREVEHGITFSLSLPLDYPGGTALNQRRCPPILRPTEDLEHKQDVFYNVVASEQIAPIFTDVWSDDVVTLWLQYSTQWDSLSHQGEQFDADGDGIAEPVYYNGYRPGVDIIGPQEDAKGDGSGSLSFARHLGMEHMAEHGVQGRGVLVDLAHHLGTKWQPVNLKTLQEIMAADNVVVEPGDVLLLHTGMATQVLAWNKNPDPEAIHTTGSYLDAHDPALLEWIAESQISALVADNYAVEGVGPGMPPPTDMTPHTLLPIHNLCLFKLGVPLGELWYLDKLATWLREHDRSRFLLTAPPLNLPGTQGSPLTPIATV; via the coding sequence GTGACGAAGCGTTGGAAGCAGCGGCCGCCGGGCTCGACGTGGGGCGACTGGGGCGAGGACGACGAGCTGGGGCGCATCAACCTGATCACCCGCGAGAAGGTCCTCCAGGGGGTGCGTGAGGTCGAACACGGGATCACCTTCAGCCTGAGCCTGCCCCTCGACTATCCCGGTGGTACGGCCCTGAACCAGCGGCGGTGCCCGCCGATCCTCAGGCCGACCGAGGACCTGGAGCACAAGCAGGACGTCTTCTACAACGTCGTGGCGAGCGAGCAGATCGCGCCCATCTTCACGGACGTGTGGTCCGACGACGTGGTGACCCTCTGGCTGCAGTACTCGACGCAGTGGGACTCCCTCTCCCACCAGGGCGAGCAGTTCGACGCCGACGGCGACGGGATCGCCGAGCCGGTCTACTACAACGGGTACAGGCCCGGCGTCGACATCATCGGACCCCAGGAGGACGCCAAGGGAGACGGCAGCGGCAGCCTCAGCTTCGCCCGCCACCTCGGCATGGAGCACATGGCGGAGCACGGGGTCCAGGGCCGGGGCGTCCTCGTCGACCTGGCCCATCACCTGGGCACCAAGTGGCAGCCGGTCAACCTGAAGACGCTCCAGGAGATCATGGCCGCGGACAACGTCGTGGTCGAGCCCGGTGACGTCCTCCTCCTGCACACCGGCATGGCCACCCAGGTCCTCGCCTGGAACAAGAACCCGGACCCGGAGGCGATCCACACCACGGGCTCCTACCTCGACGCCCACGACCCGGCCTTGCTGGAGTGGATCGCCGAGTCGCAGATCTCGGCACTGGTGGCGGACAACTACGCCGTCGAGGGGGTCGGACCGGGCATGCCGCCTCCCACCGACATGACTCCGCACACGCTGCTCCCGATCCACAACCTGTGCCTGTTCAAGCTCGGCGTCCCGCTGGGCGAGCTGTGGTACCTGGACAAGCTGGCGACCTGGCTGCGGGAGCACGACCGCAGCCGCTTCCTGCTCACCGCTCCCCCTCTGAACCTGCCGGGAACGCAGGGCAGCCCGCTGACACCGATCGCGACCGTCTGA
- a CDS encoding YybH family protein, which translates to MSEPTQALVAAGVRAVIGAHTQAQDAGRTDDIVALYASGGVLELPGMDPVVGHDALREAFKGWAPTLPQLHLVGNTVVTATGEDEAGAVSDVAFFQRGETGWAVQVVGRYEDTFVRGGDGTWLLKHRVTAFQA; encoded by the coding sequence TTGAGCGAACCCACGCAGGCCCTGGTCGCGGCGGGCGTCCGCGCCGTGATCGGCGCGCACACGCAGGCCCAGGACGCCGGCCGCACCGACGACATCGTCGCCCTCTACGCGTCCGGCGGGGTCCTGGAACTGCCCGGCATGGACCCCGTCGTGGGCCACGACGCGCTCCGTGAGGCGTTCAAGGGCTGGGCGCCGACGCTGCCCCAACTGCACCTGGTCGGCAACACCGTCGTCACGGCCACCGGCGAGGACGAGGCCGGCGCGGTCAGCGACGTGGCCTTCTTCCAGCGCGGCGAGACGGGCTGGGCGGTCCAGGTCGTCGGCCGGTACGAGGACACGTTCGTCCGAGGCGGCGACGGCACCTGGCTGCTGAAGCACCGGGTCACCGCCTTCCAGGCGTGA
- a CDS encoding TetR/AcrR family transcriptional regulator — protein MPRPPGHGPDFEVRRQKIIDTAAELFARQGYAATSVNDLGRAVGLAKGALYYYIGSKENLLIEIQSRVMAPLLSRARQIAEVDADPLLRLRLLSESLLTIIFRRLDHIWVYEHDYRSLSGAELETLLGQRAEFEQLVSGLLTEAVEEGSFRAFEARLATLQFLNLHNHTYQWVKPGGRWDPAFLSREYCATLFRGFGAPDGALSDVEERAAAFKRDRPELPLDPEAVWEAAPVA, from the coding sequence ATGCCACGACCACCGGGTCACGGACCGGACTTCGAGGTCCGACGCCAGAAGATCATCGACACGGCCGCCGAGCTGTTCGCCCGCCAGGGCTACGCGGCGACGTCCGTCAACGACCTGGGCCGGGCGGTCGGGCTCGCCAAGGGAGCGCTGTACTACTACATCGGCTCGAAGGAAAACCTGCTGATCGAGATCCAGTCCCGGGTGATGGCACCACTGCTGTCCCGGGCCCGGCAGATCGCCGAGGTGGACGCCGACCCGCTGCTGCGGCTGCGGCTGCTCTCGGAGTCCCTGCTGACGATCATCTTCCGCAGGCTCGACCACATCTGGGTCTACGAGCACGACTACCGCAGTCTCAGCGGCGCCGAGCTGGAGACCCTGCTCGGCCAGCGGGCCGAGTTCGAGCAACTGGTCTCCGGGCTGCTGACGGAAGCCGTCGAGGAGGGTTCCTTCCGCGCGTTCGAAGCGCGGCTGGCCACCCTGCAGTTCCTCAACCTGCACAACCACACCTACCAGTGGGTGAAGCCGGGCGGCCGCTGGGACCCCGCCTTCCTGTCCCGCGAGTACTGCGCGACGCTGTTCCGCGGGTTCGGCGCTCCCGACGGCGCCCTGTCGGACGTCGAGGAGCGGGCGGCCGCCTTCAAGCGCGACCGGCCCGAGCTGCCGCTGGACCCGGAGGCCGTCTGGGAGGCGGCTCCGGTCGCCTGA
- a CDS encoding alpha-ketoacid dehydrogenase subunit alpha/beta: MTQALRTQTPHDTHTTPTDRLLEMYRRMRRIRRFEERASELYKATEIPGFLHLSIGQEASAVGSCWPLGERDGITSTHRGHGHVLAKGLDSASMMAELMGKEAGTCHGRGGSMHIADPRLGIYGANGIVGAGLPIAAGVATAAKLRAAGDVVVAFFGDGAVAQGMFHEAVNLAAVWDLPVVFLCENNHYSEFSPAADQHRAPLSARAAGYGIGYEHVDGNDVLAVAATTTEVVARLRAGGGPVLVEAETYRWHGHYEGDPERYRTPEEVAAAKERDPLLVARRHLAEAGLPAELADAVDEEIDKEIEAAVEWARRLPEPAPETLYDFVSAPRAAVPEPAPAEGELFRSMDAVRLALEHELTADPSVFVAGIDVGAGGNVFGLTRGLAQAFPGRVRDTPISESAIIGTAVGAAMAGMRPVVEIMYMDFIGVALDMLLNQAAKLRFMTGGRASLPLVVRTQFGAGRSSGSQHSQSLEALLAHIPGLTVVMPSNPADTYGLLRAAIQDPNPVVFVENRLQYGFKGPRPVDGHLLPLGKAKVVREGTDVTLVSWSRMVQDCLAAAESLAAEGVSVEVVDLRTIAPLDRETVLASLAKTNRLVIAHEAVRDFGVGAELAALAVDEGFWHLDAPVTRVAPPPMPAPYAPSLERLWLPSKDTIAETVRRIAAV; the protein is encoded by the coding sequence ATGACCCAGGCACTGCGGACCCAGACCCCGCACGACACCCACACCACCCCTACGGACCGGCTGCTGGAGATGTACCGCAGGATGCGCCGCATCCGGCGCTTCGAGGAGCGGGCCTCCGAGCTGTACAAGGCGACGGAGATCCCCGGCTTCCTGCACCTGTCCATCGGCCAGGAGGCGAGCGCGGTGGGCTCCTGCTGGCCGCTCGGCGAACGGGACGGCATCACCTCCACCCACCGCGGCCACGGCCATGTCCTGGCCAAGGGCCTGGACTCCGCGTCGATGATGGCCGAACTGATGGGCAAGGAGGCGGGCACCTGCCACGGCCGTGGCGGCTCCATGCACATCGCCGACCCGCGGCTCGGCATCTACGGCGCGAACGGCATCGTCGGCGCCGGGCTGCCGATCGCCGCCGGCGTCGCCACGGCCGCCAAGCTGCGCGCCGCGGGGGACGTGGTGGTGGCGTTCTTCGGCGACGGCGCGGTCGCCCAGGGCATGTTCCACGAGGCCGTCAACCTGGCCGCCGTGTGGGACCTGCCGGTCGTCTTCCTCTGTGAGAACAACCACTACTCGGAGTTCTCGCCCGCCGCCGACCAGCACCGCGCCCCGCTGTCCGCCCGCGCCGCCGGGTACGGCATCGGCTACGAGCACGTGGACGGCAACGACGTCCTCGCCGTGGCCGCGACGACGACCGAGGTGGTGGCACGGCTGCGCGCGGGCGGCGGCCCGGTGCTGGTGGAGGCCGAGACCTACCGCTGGCACGGCCACTACGAGGGTGACCCCGAGCGCTACCGCACCCCCGAGGAGGTCGCGGCCGCCAAGGAGCGCGACCCGTTGCTGGTCGCCCGCCGTCACCTCGCCGAGGCGGGCCTGCCCGCCGAACTCGCCGACGCCGTCGACGAGGAGATCGACAAGGAGATCGAGGCGGCCGTGGAGTGGGCGCGGCGCCTGCCGGAGCCGGCGCCCGAGACCCTGTACGACTTCGTCTCGGCGCCGCGCGCGGCCGTGCCCGAGCCCGCCCCGGCCGAGGGGGAGCTCTTCCGCTCCATGGACGCCGTACGCCTCGCCCTGGAGCACGAGCTGACGGCCGACCCGTCCGTCTTCGTCGCCGGTATCGACGTCGGCGCGGGCGGGAACGTCTTCGGCCTCACCCGGGGGCTCGCGCAGGCCTTCCCGGGCCGGGTCCGGGACACCCCGATCAGCGAGAGCGCCATCATCGGCACGGCGGTCGGGGCGGCCATGGCCGGGATGCGGCCGGTCGTGGAGATCATGTACATGGACTTCATCGGCGTCGCCCTGGACATGCTGCTCAACCAGGCGGCCAAGCTCCGCTTCATGACCGGCGGCAGGGCCTCGCTCCCGCTCGTCGTGCGCACCCAGTTCGGCGCCGGACGCTCCTCCGGCAGCCAGCACTCGCAGAGCCTGGAGGCACTGCTGGCCCACATCCCGGGACTCACGGTGGTGATGCCGTCCAACCCGGCCGACACCTACGGCCTGCTGCGCGCCGCCATCCAGGACCCCAACCCGGTGGTCTTCGTGGAGAACCGGCTCCAGTACGGCTTCAAGGGGCCCAGGCCCGTCGACGGCCATCTGCTGCCGCTGGGGAAGGCGAAGGTCGTCCGTGAGGGCACCGACGTCACCCTGGTCTCCTGGTCGCGGATGGTCCAGGACTGCCTCGCCGCCGCGGAGTCGCTGGCCGCCGAGGGCGTGAGCGTCGAGGTGGTCGATCTGCGCACCATCGCCCCGCTGGACCGCGAGACGGTCCTCGCCTCCCTCGCCAAGACCAACCGCCTGGTCATCGCGCACGAGGCGGTACGGGACTTCGGCGTCGGCGCCGAACTCGCGGCGCTCGCCGTCGACGAGGGGTTCTGGCACCTGGACGCGCCGGTCACCCGGGTGGCGCCACCGCCGATGCCCGCGCCCTACGCGCCCTCGCTGGAGCGGCTGTGGCTGCCGTCGAAGGACACCATCGCGGAGACGGTACGGCGCATCGCGGCCGTGTAG
- a CDS encoding nuclear transport factor 2 family protein, whose translation MSTSTDASTDASVAAAVQSAVAAYAHALDANRIDDLVELFHPDGVAEIAGVGTFEGHDAIRQGYAAFAPTRPQLHLVGNTVVTSATEDEATAVSNLAFFQRGDSGWAVQLVGRYDDTLRRKDGEWRFQRRVTTFLP comes from the coding sequence ATGAGCACCTCCACCGACGCGTCCACCGACGCGTCCGTCGCCGCGGCCGTGCAGTCCGCCGTCGCCGCCTACGCCCACGCGCTGGACGCCAACCGGATCGACGACCTCGTCGAGTTGTTCCACCCCGACGGCGTCGCCGAGATCGCCGGCGTGGGCACCTTCGAGGGCCACGACGCCATTCGGCAGGGCTACGCCGCCTTCGCGCCGACGCGGCCGCAACTGCACCTGGTGGGCAACACCGTCGTGACCTCGGCGACCGAGGACGAGGCGACGGCCGTCAGCAACCTGGCGTTCTTCCAGCGCGGTGACTCCGGCTGGGCCGTACAACTCGTCGGGCGCTACGACGACACCCTGCGCCGGAAGGACGGCGAGTGGCGCTTCCAGCGCAGGGTCACCACGTTCCTGCCGTAG
- a CDS encoding zinc-binding dehydrogenase, giving the protein MKALRWHGARDLRLEEVPDPPEPGPHEAVVEVSWCGVCGTDLHEYLEGPHMIREGPHPLTGGAPPLALGHELSGTVLALGGEAPGIAVGDRVTADPVWRCGVCFWCVRGEYHICPKSGSVGLASPGAFAERVTVPLAGLTRLPDNVGDELAALAEPLAVGLHAVTRGSVRPGDNVLVVGGGPIGFAVVLAARLAGAAGLYVSEPLKERREKLLELGVTEAFDPRETDVRRELFVRTGRIGPDVVVDATGVPALAAQAVATVRRGGRVVLAGVGHGKVEFDLSQLVFYERAVLGTLGYQHDIPRVIDLMSTGRLDASALITGRRPLSAGVDAFADLAADRARHLKVLLTPKGL; this is encoded by the coding sequence ATGAAGGCACTTCGCTGGCACGGCGCACGCGACCTGCGCCTGGAGGAGGTCCCCGACCCACCCGAACCCGGCCCGCACGAAGCGGTCGTCGAGGTCTCCTGGTGCGGGGTCTGCGGCACCGACCTGCACGAATACCTCGAAGGCCCGCACATGATCCGCGAGGGCCCGCACCCGCTCACCGGCGGCGCGCCGCCCCTCGCCCTCGGCCACGAGCTGAGCGGCACGGTCCTCGCCCTGGGCGGGGAGGCCCCGGGGATCGCCGTCGGCGACCGGGTCACCGCGGACCCCGTCTGGCGCTGCGGGGTCTGCTTCTGGTGTGTGCGCGGCGAGTACCACATCTGCCCGAAGAGCGGCTCGGTCGGCCTGGCCTCGCCCGGCGCGTTCGCCGAGCGCGTCACCGTCCCGCTCGCCGGACTCACCCGGCTGCCCGACAACGTCGGCGACGAACTCGCTGCCCTGGCCGAGCCGTTGGCGGTGGGTCTGCACGCGGTCACCCGCGGCTCAGTGCGCCCCGGCGACAACGTTCTCGTCGTCGGCGGCGGCCCCATCGGCTTCGCCGTCGTCCTCGCGGCCCGCCTCGCGGGCGCAGCCGGCCTCTATGTGAGCGAACCCCTGAAGGAACGCCGCGAGAAGCTCCTCGAACTCGGTGTCACCGAGGCCTTCGACCCACGCGAGACGGACGTACGCCGCGAGCTGTTCGTGCGCACCGGCCGTATCGGTCCGGACGTCGTCGTCGACGCGACCGGCGTCCCCGCGCTCGCCGCTCAGGCCGTCGCCACGGTCCGCCGCGGTGGCCGGGTCGTCCTCGCCGGCGTCGGCCACGGCAAGGTCGAGTTCGACCTGAGCCAGCTCGTCTTCTACGAGCGTGCCGTCCTCGGCACGCTCGGCTACCAGCACGACATCCCCCGCGTGATCGACCTGATGAGCACGGGACGGCTGGACGCCTCCGCCCTGATCACCGGCCGCCGCCCGCTCTCCGCAGGAGTCGACGCCTTCGCCGATCTGGCCGCCGACCGCGCCCGCCACCTCAAGGTCCTGCTGACCCCGAAGGGACTGTGA
- a CDS encoding acyl-CoA dehydrogenase family protein, with protein sequence MDFDLPEETRALQDMVREFAAREITPHAAQWSENEEFPTHIFTKLGELGLMGMLVPEEYEGAGADTVTYVAVMEELGAADQSVASSWNAHSTIATLPLLAYGTEEQKRRWLAPLARGEAIGAFGLTEPEAGSDAAGITTTARRADGGWVINGTKMFITNAGTDISQGVTLLAVTGRDDDGRKRFATFYVPTDTPGYTCGRKLKKLGWHAMDTRELVFTDCFIPDDHLIGEEGGGLRQFLSVLDKGRISVAALGLSLAKAALALAVQHATEREQFGRPLSSFQAVAHKIADMGTELEAARWMVYRAAWLADMGRPYSTEAAMAKLYASEVANRAASQAVQIHGGYGYVRESEISRFYADAKILEIGEGTNEIQRNVIARALVKKA encoded by the coding sequence ATGGATTTCGACCTGCCCGAGGAGACCAGGGCGCTGCAGGACATGGTCCGCGAGTTCGCCGCCCGCGAGATCACGCCGCACGCCGCCCAGTGGTCGGAGAACGAGGAGTTCCCGACCCACATCTTCACCAAGCTCGGTGAGCTCGGCCTCATGGGCATGCTCGTGCCCGAAGAGTACGAGGGCGCGGGCGCCGACACGGTCACCTACGTTGCCGTGATGGAGGAACTCGGCGCCGCCGACCAGTCGGTGGCCTCCTCCTGGAACGCGCACTCCACCATCGCGACCCTGCCGCTGCTCGCCTACGGCACCGAGGAGCAGAAGCGGCGCTGGCTGGCGCCGCTGGCGCGCGGCGAGGCCATCGGCGCGTTCGGCCTGACCGAGCCGGAGGCCGGCTCCGACGCGGCCGGCATCACCACCACCGCCCGCCGCGCGGACGGCGGCTGGGTGATCAACGGCACGAAGATGTTCATCACCAACGCCGGAACCGACATCAGCCAGGGCGTCACCCTGCTCGCCGTGACCGGTCGCGACGACGACGGCCGCAAGCGGTTCGCCACGTTCTACGTCCCGACCGACACCCCCGGCTACACCTGCGGCCGCAAGCTGAAGAAGCTCGGCTGGCATGCCATGGACACCCGGGAACTGGTCTTCACCGACTGCTTCATCCCCGACGACCATCTCATCGGAGAGGAGGGCGGCGGACTGCGCCAGTTCCTGTCCGTGCTGGACAAGGGCCGGATCAGCGTCGCGGCGCTCGGACTGTCGCTCGCCAAGGCGGCCCTCGCGCTGGCCGTCCAACACGCCACGGAACGCGAGCAGTTCGGCCGCCCCCTGTCGTCCTTCCAGGCGGTCGCCCACAAGATCGCCGACATGGGCACCGAGTTGGAGGCCGCCCGCTGGATGGTCTACCGGGCCGCCTGGCTCGCCGACATGGGCCGCCCGTACAGCACGGAGGCCGCGATGGCGAAGCTGTACGCCTCCGAGGTCGCCAACCGCGCCGCCTCCCAGGCGGTCCAGATCCACGGCGGCTACGGCTACGTACGCGAGTCGGAGATCTCCCGCTTCTACGCCGACGCCAAGATCCTGGAGATCGGCGAGGGGACGAACGAGATCCAGCGCAACGTGATCGCACGAGCCCTGGTCAAGAAGGCATGA
- a CDS encoding enoyl-CoA hydratase/isomerase family protein: protein MPHVRLDVDGPVVTVRMDHPPLNAFDTTQREELAARVRELADARDVRAVVLYGGERLFAAGADLKSLAAMGPEEVRGWNRALQRTFDEVARLPMPVVAAINGYALGGGLELALAADHRVAAEDAVLGQPEVRLGIMPGSGGTQRLTRLIGPSRAKNLLMTGRRVGAEEALRLGLVDEVVPAATVYEAALAHARRLAEGPAAALEAIKEAVDHGADIGIPAALALERALFTGVFGTADAATGIRSFLEHGPGHARFEGTPRNRESHETTDDKEEKGEEK, encoded by the coding sequence ATGCCACACGTACGCCTCGACGTCGACGGCCCCGTCGTCACGGTCCGTATGGACCATCCGCCGCTGAACGCCTTCGACACCACTCAGCGCGAGGAACTCGCCGCGCGGGTGCGTGAGCTGGCGGACGCGCGTGACGTACGGGCCGTCGTCCTCTACGGCGGTGAACGGCTCTTCGCGGCCGGGGCGGACCTCAAGTCGCTCGCCGCCATGGGACCGGAAGAAGTGCGGGGCTGGAACCGGGCCCTGCAGCGGACGTTCGACGAGGTGGCCCGGCTGCCGATGCCGGTCGTCGCGGCGATCAACGGGTACGCGCTCGGCGGAGGGCTGGAACTGGCCCTGGCCGCCGACCACCGGGTGGCGGCCGAGGACGCCGTCCTCGGGCAGCCGGAGGTGCGGCTCGGCATCATGCCGGGCTCGGGCGGCACCCAGCGCCTGACCCGGCTGATCGGGCCGTCCCGGGCGAAGAACCTGCTGATGACCGGCCGCCGGGTGGGCGCGGAGGAAGCGCTGCGCCTGGGACTGGTGGACGAGGTCGTCCCCGCCGCGACGGTGTACGAGGCCGCACTCGCCCACGCCCGTCGGCTCGCCGAAGGACCCGCTGCCGCCCTGGAGGCGATCAAGGAAGCGGTCGACCACGGCGCCGACATCGGGATCCCCGCCGCCCTGGCCCTCGAACGGGCGCTGTTCACCGGGGTGTTCGGCACCGCGGACGCCGCCACGGGCATCCGCTCCTTCCTCGAGCACGGCCCGGGCCACGCCCGCTTCGAGGGCACGCCGAGGAACCGTGAGAGCCACGAAACGACGGACGACAAGGAAGAGAAGGGGGAGGAGAAATGA